In Paludibacter propionicigenes WB4, the genomic window CTCATGTTTATCAGTATCGTAAATGCACAAACAACCAACAACGCTCAAACTACTGGCAATACGATTGCTCTGCAGTTCTCTGTCAATCACCGGAATAGCTATTTTCATAATTGTGTAGAAATAATTAAACTATTATTAATATCACTCTCCGATTAAAATCCGAATATCTATAATTTCTTAGTCCAGAACAACATATTTGGTTGACACTCTTCAAAGCCCATGCTACTGTATAACGCCTGAGCTACAACATTATCTTCTCTTACTTCAAGGGTTATTTTGCAGTAGTCTCTGGATGTTGAAATAGATATTAACTCTTGCATTAAGCTCTTCGAAAGACCCTTTCCTCTATACTCCGGATGTACGAAAAAATCGTGTATATTAAGATATGGCTTTACCTTGAAAGTCGAAAAATTAATAAAACAAGTTGCCAATCCAACTACTTCATTATCATAAATCTGAAAAAGAACAAAAGATGAAGGATGATTTGCCAACCCATCTATAAGTCTCAATTGCTGCAACTTACTCAACTGCGGAGCATCACCCATAGGATCAGCCATGTACATATTGAGCAATTCTGCCAGCTTAGTCAGATGTGTGGGATTTTCAAAATCGCAAAATTCGAAAGATATTGAGCTCATGAGATTATTCTATGCTAAAAAAGTCACTAAAACATGTATACTATCACACCTTAAACCTCTTGGGTTCAATTTCATATTTCTTTATTCTTATACCCATCATTCTTTCAGTAATTCCTAATTGCTCTGCAGCCCTAACACAGTTGCCTTTGGTCGAAATCAGCGCATCAATAATAATCTGTTGTTCCATTTTCCCCAGAATAATATCTAATGTGCCACTTTGCATTGTTTCTGAAGTGGAAGCTGTCTGAAGGGATGCTGGCAGATTATGAGTTCGTATTACTTGATCGGTACTCAAAATACATGCGCGTTCAATACAGTTTTCCAACTCACGAATATTTCCCGGCCAATGATAAACCATAAGAGTATCTATAGCCATCGAAGTGATTCTTTTGATATTTTTCCCGTGTTTTTTATTGAATTTATCTATAAAAAAATCCGTTAATATAGGGATATCGTTGATTCGCTCCCTCAAGGCCGGTATATATATTGGAAAGACATTAATTCTGTAATATAAATCCTCTCTAAACTGATCTTTACTAATAAGTTCCTCTAAATTCCTGTTAGTAGCACATAAAATGCGAACATCTACCTTTATAGGCTTAGTGCTACCAATTCGCTCAATTTCCCGTTCCTGCAAAACGCGTAATAACTTAACTTGTGTAGAAGCCGGGATATCACCAAACTCATCCAAAAATATTGTTCCACCATTAGCTGCTTCGAACCTACCGATACGAGTAGTAGATGCTCCGGTAAACGATCCTTTCTCATGACCGAACAGTTCGCTTTCAATTAAACTTTCGGGTAATGCTGCGCAATTTACTTTGACAAAAGGTTTGTTCTTACGGGAACTG contains:
- a CDS encoding GNAT family N-acetyltransferase; this translates as MSSISFEFCDFENPTHLTKLAELLNMYMADPMGDAPQLSKLQQLRLIDGLANHPSSFVLFQIYDNEVVGLATCFINFSTFKVKPYLNIHDFFVHPEYRGKGLSKSLMQELISISTSRDYCKITLEVREDNVVAQALYSSMGFEECQPNMLFWTKKL
- a CDS encoding sigma-54 interaction domain-containing protein, giving the protein METLCRFNGSDCYGAKELEVLLELSSLLSNKEIDLNEVLRILAEHLKAERIILTILNRENSQITIEGAYGIDEKKIKDAVYHVGHGIIGRVIETGKQVLLPKIASSHEFLNLTDAATVIDGIDVSFICTPIRYKDEVIGTLSQHKVYKRIVSFDYDLRLLKIVGSMIGRTLRRRQEYAEELEQLRSENMNLRGELRNRIMPDRIKGNSGKMNEVFSLIDSVAPTDATVLIRGESGVGKELVADAIHYSSSRKNKPFVKVNCAALPESLIESELFGHEKGSFTGASTTRIGRFEAANGGTIFLDEFGDIPASTQVKLLRVLQEREIERIGSTKPIKVDVRILCATNRNLEELISKDQFREDLYYRINVFPIYIPALRERINDIPILTDFFIDKFNKKHGKNIKRITSMAIDTLMVYHWPGNIRELENCIERACILSTDQVIRTHNLPASLQTASTSETMQSGTLDIILGKMEQQIIIDALISTKGNCVRAAEQLGITERMMGIRIKKYEIEPKRFKV